TACTCCACCAACACAGTTAAGTATATCCAAAGGATATACAGAGGTGTGACGAATCGCTTTGAAATCGACGGCGAGGAAGTTCTTGACGGCGAGGTCAAGCCGTTCGGGAATAGCGCCCACGTCACCGTTCCCAAACGCTGGCGAGGAGCCGACGTGAAAGTCGTCCGAACCTCAGAACCCACCGATCAAGACGAAGAATGACTGACTCACAGACCCTCGTCAAGACGC
The genomic region above belongs to Candidatus Afararchaeum irisae and contains:
- a CDS encoding DUF2080 family transposase-associated protein; amino-acid sequence: MTNRFEIDGEEVLDGEVKPFGNSAHVTVPKRWRGADVKVVRTSEPTDQDEE